CGCTGCCGCTGCAGTAAGAAATCTCTTCTGTCTCGTCGTCAAAGTACCAGTGCGCACCTTCATACGGCACCTCCTCATCTTTTTCTTCCATTCGTCAGATGACTTCTGAGCTCATCCCTTGTTGAATGAGGGTCCTTCCTGTAAAGTGTAGCACCCCGTCCGCAGGTGCCTCTGTCATGTAATTGACATTGGGGGGTATCGGATTACCATCACGGTATAATTTTCGAGAAGAACCGGGAGAACGTGCTGCGTAGCGGCAGGAGAAGGCTTTATATCGGGAATGGAGGTAAAAAGGGATGAGCGGACATGTGATAGCTGGAAAAGGAGCGCTCCTTGTGGTGGCATGCATCATCGTATCCGTCTTGCACGGCTGCGGAGGCGGCGGCGGAGATAGTGGCGGCACGCCCGCCGCGTCTGTCACCGTGTCGGGGGTAGCAGCGACGGGAGCACCGATGAACGGAAGCGCCTTCATGAAGGACGCTGCGAATTCACCCGAAATGAGCACGACGATCGATCCGCAGACGGGCAGATTCTCCTTCAACGCGACCGGGAAGACGCCGCCGTTCATGCTTCGGGCGGGTTCGCTCTATTCCATGAGCGGCGGGTCCGGGACAGCGAACATCAATCCGCTCACCACTCTCATGGTGGGAGAGATGGGCGGATTCAGCAACATGTCGTCGCTGAACGGTTTTTACAACCACCCCGATCCCGGAAGGATGAACTCGATGTTCGCCAATATGAGCACGTCGAGGATGCACATGCGTGACAAGATGCGACCTCTCCTCGATGCGTACGGGGCAGGGGATACCGATCCGATGAACGGCACTTTTGCCATCGGGCAGGGGATGGACAGGATGTTCGATGATGTGAAGATGAGCATCGACGCGAACGGCAACGTGACCATGATGTATGTGAACGGAAGCCAGGTGTACAACGGCCCCATGGGAAACATGATGGGGGGCACGATGAATACCGGAAATATCCACCAGCCGGGATCAGCGACCACCAGCAGCGTGACCATATCACCGTCAGTAGCAAGACTGCGTCCGGGGCAGACGCAGCAATTCACCTCCAACCTCGCCGTCAGCTGGAGCGTGGTCAGCACCAACGGCGGAACGATCAGCTCCACCGGGCTTTACACCGCGCCCGCTACGCCTGGCATGTACATCATCAGGGCTACCGGCATATCTGATACCTCGCAGACAAGGACGGCGACGGTAATGGTAGGAAACAGCGGGATGATGATGTAGGGGAGAAGGTGAGAGGATGGACATCGCGGCACTCATAAAGGTTGCCGCAGTCTCCCTGGAGGCTACCGGCATTCTGGTTATCGCCATCGGCGCGATCCTGTCGACTGCACATGGAGTAGCCGGGTATCTCCGAAGGAACGCGACCGTCGATCTCTACGCCGCCTATCGCAGGCAGCTCAGCCGGGCCATCCTCTTGGGGCTCGAGTTTCTCGTGGCGGCGGACATCATCCGCACCGTCGCCATCGAGCCCACCTTTACCAGTGTCGGCATTCTCGGCGCGATCGTCGCCATAAGGACGTTCCTCAGTTTCACCCTGGAGGTGGAGGTAAGCGGCCGGTGGCCCTGGTCGCGCCCCGGGCAGGAGCAGCCGAAAGAGGAGGCGCGGCAGGGCGTGCCACCGGACCCGCGGGGAGCGCCGCTGGAAGGACCGCGGGAAGGCCGTCCATGTAGGCCGGAATAAGCGGAGCGTTTCCGGCAGAAAGGTGGCAGCTCCAAGATGCCGCGGGAAACGCCGGGAACGCCTTCGGCTTATCCCGGCCTACATTTGCTGAAGAGCAAATCCCCCCTGTCCCCCCTTCGCAAAGGGGGGAACGTAACGCCTCGTTACAACTCTGACTCCCCGCCTTATATTGATTCTTGCATTTTCCCCTTGATTGCCTTAATGTGTCGCCGCGATGCTCAAATCAATCCCGGTCAAACTTTTCTGCAGGCTTCTCCTCCTGGTCCTGCTGCTTGTCGCGATTAACGGCATGCATCAGCGCGCCCATGCCGAGGGGTGCACCATCTCTGCGTCCAGTCAGACCGATCCCTCTGCGTCTCAAGACTCCCCCGCCATTCCCCTCGACCAGCACACCGAAAGCGACGGCTGCGATAGCTGCATCGATTGCGCCTGCCATGCTCCGCTGCCGGTCCAGCTCTTTCACCTCTGCTACATTCCCGTCGTCACCGACGTAGCAACCGCTGAGCCTTTCAAGCCGCTCCCCGAAGTCTACCTCTCAAAGTTCATACCTCCGCAGTTACTCGCCTGAACCCGCACGGCAGGAGTGCGTCCTGATCCCTCCCGGGATTGATGCGCCTTCTCCCTCCCGTGCAGCTGCAATCGCACAAAAACCGTCCTTAATAACTGAATAGGAGGCCAGTCCTTTGGGAAGAACCGCATTCACACGGCGCGTCCTCTTCCTTGCGCCGATACTCGTACCTGTTTTCTCATTGCAGGTGCAGGGAGAGGCGCAGGGGGGATCGCTGCCGCAAGTAATCGAGTATTCACTGCAAAACAACGGCGAGCTGCAGGCATACCGGCAGGAGAAGGAAATCCGCGAGGCGGGCAAGGTAAAGGCCCGGCTCCTGCCGAACCCCACCCTCGACCTGGAGGCCGGAACCGGTGCCCTCAGCGGCAGCGAAGAAAACAACCTGGAGCTCGGCATCTCCCAGGAGTTTCTCCTGTGGGGCAAAAAAGAGAAACGCCTTGCCGTTGCCGAGCGCGATCTGGACCTGTATCGCTGGCAGGTCGCCGAACGGGAGCGGGGGGTGCGCGAGGAAGTCGCCCTCGCTTACTACGACGTCCTTGCCGCGCGGGAGCGGGTGTCTCTCGGCGACCGCTCCATCGCACTGAGCCGCCAGCTCCTCGATGTGGCGAAAGAGAGGCTCCAGGCGGGGGACATCCCGGAGCTGGAGATGAACCTCGTCAAGGTGGAGGTGGGGCGCAGTGAGGGGGTACGGTTGGAGGCGGCAAGGGACCTCCTGCAAAAGGAGGCGCGTCTTGCCTCCCTTTCCGGCGCACCCGGCGCTGGTGAAGCCGCCCCATACGGAAAGCTTGAGGATGGCATCGCGGACATGCCGAAGCCCCTCGCCGAGCTGAAGCTCCTGGCGCGTGAGAGGCGGCCGGATCTGAAGGTCCTCGACGCGGAAAGACGGCGGGGGGAAGCGGAGATATCGCTCGCCCGGGCGGAGAGGATCCCGAACCTCACGGCAGGACTCGCGCTGCGCCGCGACACCACAACGATGGAGATCGGCGGGGTGGAGGGGAAGGAGACCGCGTACACGGTAGCGCTCCGGTTCTCGGTCCCTCTTCCTGTCTTCGACAAAAACCAGGCAGCGCTCCAGGAGGCGAGGGGGCGGCGAAACAGCAGCGAAACCCGCCTCACGGCAGCAGCAAGAAATGTGGAGCGGGAAGTCGGCACCGCCTACGCTGCCTTCGAGAATGCCACTTCCGTACTCTCCCTCTACAAGGGCGAGATCATTCCGCAGCTGGAGGAAAACGTGAAGCTGACCCAGGAGGCATACCGGCTCGGCGAGGTGGGTATCCTCAGCATCATTGAGGAGCAGAGGAAATTTTTCGAGGTGAGTGAAGGGTATCTTGCGGCGCTCCATGCGCGGCAGACGGCCTTTGTCAGACTCATGTCCGCGAGCGCGTCGGACCTTACCGGAGGTGAGAAATGAAGAGCAAATTGGTAATCCTGGCCGTCGCCGGATCTATAGCGCTCGGCTGCGGGCTCGGGTACCGCTTCGCGAAACTCGACGGCGGCGGTGAGGGAAAGCATGGCACCGCGCAGCACGAGGAGGAGACTCACAAGGTGGAGACCCACAAGGAGGAGGCGCACGCAGAGGGTGCAGAAGAACATGAGGCACACGGTGAAGAGGTTGAGGTCGCCATGACGCTCGAGGCACAGAAGGCAAACGGCATCGCCGTCCAGGGAGCGAAGGCGGAGCGTATCGCCGGCGTCATCAGCGCCACCGGAAAGGTGGAGGCCAATGCCGACCGCATCGCCCACGTTTCCCCCCGCATCTCGGGAAAGGTTGTTTCCGTCAGGGGATCGCTCGGGGACGCCGTCGGGGCCGGGCAGACGCTCGTGACGCTGGACAGCGTCGAACTCGCCGACTCCCTCAATCGCTACCATCAGTCGAGGACGAAGCTCGCGCTCGCCCAGTCCAACATGGAACGGGTCAAGGCGCTGGTGGAGAAGAAGATAGCGGCACGAAAGGAGATCCTGCAGGCGGAGACGGAGTACAAGTACGCCCAGACGGAGCTGCACACGGACGGGGAGCGCCTTGCGCTGTACGGCGTCTCCGTCTCCGATCTCCAGAAGGGGGGGCGCAAAAAGCCGGTCCTGCCGGTCACCTCTCCCATCAGCGGGATCATCACCGAAAAGCACGCGATCGTGGGCGAACTTGCCGACCCCACAAAGAGCCTCTTCACCGTCGCCGATCTTTCCTCCGTCTGGGTAGTGGTGGACGTCAATGAAAAGGACCTCGCCAAGGTGCGCCGGGGGCAGGTCGCCACCGTCTCCGTCGGGGCATTCCCCGATCTCAGGCTGAAGGGGCGCATCACCTACATCGCCGACCAGGTAGACGAGTCCACCCACACGGTGAAGGCGCGGGTGGAGGTTGCCAATCCCGGGCGGAAGCTGAAGCCGGAGATGTTCGCCACGGTGGAGCTCGCGCTCGCTCCCGACGCACCTCCTGTCCTCGCGGTTCCCGAGGACGCCCTGCAGGACCTCGACGGGAAGAAAGTGCTCTTCATCGCCGAAGGGGACTCCCGCTTCGCTGCGCGCCCGGTCCAGACCGGCCGGAGCGGCGGCGGCATGGTGGAGATCGTCTCGGGGCTGGAGGCTGGGGAAAAGTACGCCGCCAAGGGCGCCTTCATCCTCAAATCCGAGGTGAAGAAGGGCGAAATAAAGGACGAGCACAATCATGGCAAGTGATGCGAGGGAGAGCGCAAGCGGCGGACGAGAGGTAACGGTGCTGGAAAGGGTCATCGCTTATACCTTGCGGCAGAAGGGGATGATCCTCTTCCTCGCCCTGCTGATCGTCATTTTCGGAGCCTACTCCTACATCAAGCTCCCCATCGACGCCTTTCCCGATGTGACGAACATCCAGGTGGAGGTGGTGAGCCATGCCGACGGCCTCTCGGCAATAGAGATCGAGAGGAACGTTACCTACCCCATCGAGATGGCGATGCGCGGACTGCCGGGGATCGAGCAGATGCGCTCCGTCACCAAGTTCGGCCTCTCCATCGTCACCATCGTCTTCAAGGATGACGTGGACATCTACTTCGCGCGCCAGCTCGTCTTCGAGCGCCTTGCCGAGGCCCGGGAGAAGGTCCCGAAGGGGGTGGAGGTCGCCATGGGGCCGATCGGCACCGCCATGGGGGAGATCTACCAGTACACCCTCGAAGGGAAGATGCCGCAGGACCCGCAGCAAAAGACCACCTATCTCACGAACCTGCGGACGATCCAGGAGTGGATAGTGACCCCGCAGCTGAAAAGCGTGGCGGGTGTGAACGAGATCAACTCCTACGGCGGGTACTTCAAGGAGTACCAGGTCCTCGTCTCGCCGGAGAAGCTCCTGAAGTACGGCACGACGGTGGACGACGTCTACGAGGCGATCGGCAGCAACAACGAGAACGTCGGCGGCAACCTGCTGGAGCGCGGCACCGACCAGTACATCGTTCGCGGCGTCGGGCTCATCAAGGACGTCTCCGACATCGAGCGAATCGTCCTTAAGTCTCCGGGGGGGACACCGACGTATCTCCGTGACGTTGCCACCGTGAAGGTCGGGGAGGCGGTGCGCATGGGTGCCGCCATGAAGAACGGCAAGGACGAGTGCGTCGGCGGGATCGTCATGATGCTGCGCGGCGAAAACAGCCGCGAGGTCGTGCGCCGGGTCGCAGAAAAGGTGCGGGAGATCAACGAGAACAACGTCCTCCCCGACGGGATAAAGATCGTCCCCTACTACGACAGAAGCGACATCGTGAAGGAAAGCGTCTCCACGGTGAACAAGGCGCTCATCGAGGGGTCCATCCTCGTGCTCATCGTCCTCTACCTCCTCCTGAACAGCATCAGGGGGAGCATGGTGGTCCTTATCGCCCTCCCCCTGTCGCTCCTGGCGACCTTCATCGTCATGAAGCTCACCGGGATCAGCGCGAACCTCATGTCGCTGGGGGGGCTCGCCATCTCCATCGGCATGATCATCGACACCACCATTATCCAGGTGGAAAACGTCCAGCGGCACCTGAGCGAAGAGGGAGGAGACCGCACCAAACTCGCCACCGTGCTCCGGGCCGTCATGGAGGTGAGGAAGCCGAGCATCTTCGGCGAGCTCATCATCGCCCTCACCTTTATCCCCATCCTCTCCCTGGAGGGGATCGAGGGGAAGATGTTCGGGCCGCTGGCGATCACGGTCGCCATCGCTCTGGTGGCCTCCCTCTTCCTCTCCATATTCGTGATCCCGGTTCTTTGCCTCCTCTTCCTGAAGCCGCAGCCGGAGAAGGAAAGCGCGATCATGAGGGAAGCGACGAAGGCGTATTTGCCTCTTCTGGAATACGCCATGGGGAGGAGAGGGGCGGTCCTCGGCGTCGCCGGGATTCTGCTGGTCAGCTCCATCTTCCTTCTGACGCGCCTGGGGACCGAGTTCATCCCCGCCATGGACGAAGGCTCCTTCGACATGGACGTCTCCCTGCTCCCCGGGGTGTCGCTCGCGAAGGCGATGGAGGTGAACCAGCGGGCCGCCGAGAAGCTGAAGGCGTTTCCGGAACTCGACACGATCGTTTCACGAACGGGACAGACCGGGGTGGCGCTGGACACCAGGGGCTCGGACAAGACCGGGTACGTGGGGATCTTCAAACCGAGGAGCGAGTGGAAGCGGGACATCTCCAAGGAGGAGCTGACCAACGAGATGCGCGAGTCGCTGGAGTCGATCGCGGGGATCACCCTCGGTTTCAGCCAGCCGATCCAATGCCGTATCGACGAGCTGGTGGCCGGGACGCGGGCGCAGCTCATCGTGAAGCTCTTTGGAGATGACATGGAGACGCTGAGCCGGAAATCCACCGAGATAGCGAAGGTTCTGTCCACGGTGCGGGGGGGAACCGACCTCGCCGCGGAGAAGGTGTCGGGGCAGCCGTACCTGACGGTCGACATCGATCGCGGCAAGATAGCCCGGTACGGCCTGAACATAAGCGATGTGCAGAAAGTCATCGAGATCGCCGTTGCCGGGAAGGCGGCTTCCGAGCTGTACGAGGAGAACCGCAGCTTCCCCATATCGGTGCGTCTGCCGGAGGAGAAGAGGAACTCGCTGGAGGCGATCAACAACCTGATGATCGCTACAAAGACCGGGGGCAATGTCCCGCTGGCGCAGCTGGCGGAGGTGAAGATGGTCGAGGGGCCGGTGCAGATCAGCCGCCAGGACGGGGTGCGCCGGATCGGCATCGAGATGAACATCACCGGCCGCGACATAGGGAGCTTTGTCGCCGAGGCGAAGGAGAAGATCAGGAAAGAGGTGAAGCTGCCGCCGGGGTACTATATCACCTGGGGCGGCCAGTTCGAAAACCAGCAGCGCGCCATGAAGAAGCTGATGATCATCGGTCCTGTGGCGGTCGCCGTGATCCTGCTCCTCCTGTACGTCACCTTCCGCTCCATCCGACTGGCGCTTCTGGTCATATCGAACCTTCCTTTTGCACTCATCGGCGGGGTCTTCTCCCTCTTCATATCGGGGCAGTACCTCTCCGTCCCCGCTTCCGTCGGTTTTGTCGTCCTCTTCGGCGTCGCGGTACTGAACGGTCTCGTGCTGGTGTCGCGCATCTCGCAGCTGCGGGACGAGGGGCTCGAACTCCAGGAAGCGATCAGGAAGGGGAGCCTCGACCGGCTGCGCCCGGTCCTGATGACCGCATCGATCGCCATCTTCAGCCTGGTACCGATGCTCCTGGCGAGCGGCACCGGCTCCGAGATCCAGAAACCGCTGGCAACGGTCGTGGTGGGAGGACTGGTGACTTCCACGCTCCTCACCCTCCTGGTCATTCCATCGCTGTACGGGTGGTTCGAGAAGAAGGGGGCCGCGGCGGAGAGGTAACAGCATCCCGGGAGGCCGGAGCGATTTTATCTGGTAGCATCTTTTACTGCGGCATCTGATGCCCCCTCCCAGTCGGGAGGGGGT
The DNA window shown above is from Geomonas sp. RF6 and carries:
- a CDS encoding Ig-like domain-containing protein; protein product: MSGHVIAGKGALLVVACIIVSVLHGCGGGGGDSGGTPAASVTVSGVAATGAPMNGSAFMKDAANSPEMSTTIDPQTGRFSFNATGKTPPFMLRAGSLYSMSGGSGTANINPLTTLMVGEMGGFSNMSSLNGFYNHPDPGRMNSMFANMSTSRMHMRDKMRPLLDAYGAGDTDPMNGTFAIGQGMDRMFDDVKMSIDANGNVTMMYVNGSQVYNGPMGNMMGGTMNTGNIHQPGSATTSSVTISPSVARLRPGQTQQFTSNLAVSWSVVSTNGGTISSTGLYTAPATPGMYIIRATGISDTSQTRTATVMVGNSGMMM
- a CDS encoding DUF1622 domain-containing protein, whose translation is MDIAALIKVAAVSLEATGILVIAIGAILSTAHGVAGYLRRNATVDLYAAYRRQLSRAILLGLEFLVAADIIRTVAIEPTFTSVGILGAIVAIRTFLSFTLEVEVSGRWPWSRPGQEQPKEEARQGVPPDPRGAPLEGPREGRPCRPE
- a CDS encoding TolC family protein, producing the protein MGRTAFTRRVLFLAPILVPVFSLQVQGEAQGGSLPQVIEYSLQNNGELQAYRQEKEIREAGKVKARLLPNPTLDLEAGTGALSGSEENNLELGISQEFLLWGKKEKRLAVAERDLDLYRWQVAERERGVREEVALAYYDVLAARERVSLGDRSIALSRQLLDVAKERLQAGDIPELEMNLVKVEVGRSEGVRLEAARDLLQKEARLASLSGAPGAGEAAPYGKLEDGIADMPKPLAELKLLARERRPDLKVLDAERRRGEAEISLARAERIPNLTAGLALRRDTTTMEIGGVEGKETAYTVALRFSVPLPVFDKNQAALQEARGRRNSSETRLTAAARNVEREVGTAYAAFENATSVLSLYKGEIIPQLEENVKLTQEAYRLGEVGILSIIEEQRKFFEVSEGYLAALHARQTAFVRLMSASASDLTGGEK
- a CDS encoding efflux RND transporter periplasmic adaptor subunit, which gives rise to MKSKLVILAVAGSIALGCGLGYRFAKLDGGGEGKHGTAQHEEETHKVETHKEEAHAEGAEEHEAHGEEVEVAMTLEAQKANGIAVQGAKAERIAGVISATGKVEANADRIAHVSPRISGKVVSVRGSLGDAVGAGQTLVTLDSVELADSLNRYHQSRTKLALAQSNMERVKALVEKKIAARKEILQAETEYKYAQTELHTDGERLALYGVSVSDLQKGGRKKPVLPVTSPISGIITEKHAIVGELADPTKSLFTVADLSSVWVVVDVNEKDLAKVRRGQVATVSVGAFPDLRLKGRITYIADQVDESTHTVKARVEVANPGRKLKPEMFATVELALAPDAPPVLAVPEDALQDLDGKKVLFIAEGDSRFAARPVQTGRSGGGMVEIVSGLEAGEKYAAKGAFILKSEVKKGEIKDEHNHGK
- a CDS encoding efflux RND transporter permease subunit translates to MLERVIAYTLRQKGMILFLALLIVIFGAYSYIKLPIDAFPDVTNIQVEVVSHADGLSAIEIERNVTYPIEMAMRGLPGIEQMRSVTKFGLSIVTIVFKDDVDIYFARQLVFERLAEAREKVPKGVEVAMGPIGTAMGEIYQYTLEGKMPQDPQQKTTYLTNLRTIQEWIVTPQLKSVAGVNEINSYGGYFKEYQVLVSPEKLLKYGTTVDDVYEAIGSNNENVGGNLLERGTDQYIVRGVGLIKDVSDIERIVLKSPGGTPTYLRDVATVKVGEAVRMGAAMKNGKDECVGGIVMMLRGENSREVVRRVAEKVREINENNVLPDGIKIVPYYDRSDIVKESVSTVNKALIEGSILVLIVLYLLLNSIRGSMVVLIALPLSLLATFIVMKLTGISANLMSLGGLAISIGMIIDTTIIQVENVQRHLSEEGGDRTKLATVLRAVMEVRKPSIFGELIIALTFIPILSLEGIEGKMFGPLAITVAIALVASLFLSIFVIPVLCLLFLKPQPEKESAIMREATKAYLPLLEYAMGRRGAVLGVAGILLVSSIFLLTRLGTEFIPAMDEGSFDMDVSLLPGVSLAKAMEVNQRAAEKLKAFPELDTIVSRTGQTGVALDTRGSDKTGYVGIFKPRSEWKRDISKEELTNEMRESLESIAGITLGFSQPIQCRIDELVAGTRAQLIVKLFGDDMETLSRKSTEIAKVLSTVRGGTDLAAEKVSGQPYLTVDIDRGKIARYGLNISDVQKVIEIAVAGKAASELYEENRSFPISVRLPEEKRNSLEAINNLMIATKTGGNVPLAQLAEVKMVEGPVQISRQDGVRRIGIEMNITGRDIGSFVAEAKEKIRKEVKLPPGYYITWGGQFENQQRAMKKLMIIGPVAVAVILLLLYVTFRSIRLALLVISNLPFALIGGVFSLFISGQYLSVPASVGFVVLFGVAVLNGLVLVSRISQLRDEGLELQEAIRKGSLDRLRPVLMTASIAIFSLVPMLLASGTGSEIQKPLATVVVGGLVTSTLLTLLVIPSLYGWFEKKGAAAER